The DNA region ATCAGAACATGCTACTCCGGAGCTACATGAGCTCTGTAAAAAGTCAAGCATACACACATTTTTGTCAGTGTCTTATTTTCGACTGTAGCTTTACTTGTTTTACTGTAACCTATTTTTCCTACTTTTGTAAGGTTGCTTATGTACCTATCTTGTTATTCTTGTACGAAATGGCTGGCTAAAACCTAATACATTGGGTCATATGATTCATAGAAGCTTGTACCTCTCACACAACAGAAGGTTTTGCATTCATTTGACAAATCATAGAAGGATCAAACATGGTATTTATTGCGCCTGAAAGTTTAAGCATTACCATCTATTGAAAACCGTGCTAATCTGGACGCCCCCATTCTTTTGAATAAAGGATCCTTCACTTGTAAAAGTTTAACAGACTGCTGCATCACATTTTCTCCTACAAAAGTCCAATATCATAAACATCtgagttttgaattttgattctTGATACAAAGGGCTGAAAAACTACATTTGAAATCGCTATCCTTTTCAATAGACATACCCATGTAGGGGAATAAGTGGTAGCCGATGACAGTTGCAGTTCCAGCAAAAAATAGCTTCAATAGCCATCCGATTTTTCTTTCTGCATCCTGTTCTAGTGTTTTCTCATCTAGTACTGTAGAAAGTTAATTTGGTATCAGAATATAAATTGAAATACAGAAATCTAAATAAACTAACATATGATCTTTTGTATGGCCAAAAATACGAATAGGTCTAATAGACCCACACTTAAATGAGGAGCTCAGAAGTCCGTACAAATACCTCCCACCCCAACCATCGCCCCCACTGCACCAGACCAACCAGATATACACTCGCCCACACAAATACAAATGTGCATACCCCCTGCTTCTTGAACTCCAGAATATACATTGATATATAGAAATCTAAATGAAcatattatcttttttattgCCAAAAATATGAACAGGTCTCACACTTAAATGAGGAGCTCAGTAGAGCATACAAACACCTCCAGCCCCAACCATCTACCCAACCGTACCAGACCGACCAGATTTTCATACACTCGACACATACAAATACACACACCACACAAAATACCTACACATACTCATCTTTCTAGCTTATCGATCCATGTTAAGTGTATTTACAGACCTGTTACTTATCCAAGAGGAAGAGTTCAGCATTTACCCAATTTACATTAATTTGAGTATAAGGACTAAGGAGACATCATCTACCTCTTTTGTAGGCTGATGAGAAATTCCGAGTCTGTATCACTGCATTCCTTCTGCATAAATGCTGCATTTTCATTGTGGAACAATATAATAAGAGGGAAAAAAcagataatataataataagaagaaatatattAATTCATTCTTCCAAATTCCACAAACTGCTGAGTTTATTCAAATGATCCAGTTACAGTATAACAGTCACTGAAATGAGAAAAGAATCAAGCTTTTTCACACTCAATAAAGGAAATGCAGCTAAATTTACGGCCAAAAAGTAAACATTGATCCGAAGAAGCAAAAACAGTACGATTCCCGAGCTTGAAGAGCATTTCGATTCATCAATTGACTAATCCGATCCTCGATTAAGCTAAGGCAATATCAGATCACTTCGActaacaaaatacacacacatacagaGGATAATTAAGCTGTACAAGTACCTTCTGTCCAAAATCTGTTTGTGTGTTTCCCTTCTGCAATAATGAAAACCCGCGCTGCGTGGATTTGGGGCAGCTGGAGATTGCTGTGGAGTAAAACAGCCTAACAAATCGATTCATGATTGCTAGCTTCGAACAGATGTTAATGGTGGCGAACAGCTTCTATCACCATTTCCGATTTCGACAGGAATTCAAAGCTTCACCTTTCTAAATTCTTCTTCGCACTTCGGAAACTTCATATAAACCTTGTTTCCGCATTTTtgtcatttatttgtaaataagagaaaatggtttattaatttagtcaaatttataaaaatcacaaactttgaCCTTGTCAATTATAACCCACGATTTATAATTGTcactattttttactttttaacaaaaaaaatatcaataattgtTTCATATTTATCCTGACCTCAAGGGGCTTACCAACTAAACTGTACTTCACCGTCCACAATTTAGGATTCTGAACAAATGAAACTACAAACTCGAATGTGCATGTGTTggcaaatttataatttaattaacgaGTCAATCTATTAAAATATACTTGAATCATAAATTTTTGTTCAAATCTGGTATTTCAGTATTGCCACTTCAGTTTCAATTTTTCCGAAATTCTAAATCGTGAAAAATCAGCTAGAAATAAAGATTAATCATACATTTGAAGTAACTTATGAAGAAGATGTAGAAAAAGGCAGTACCACCATAcattaaatagaataaaattttaatataacaCACAGtcctaatttttttgtaatcctTTGTGGCTCCCAAACGAGACAAACCTAACAAtagtataaaacaaaataaatttgttGAAGACTGGATTCTAGATCAAGTCCTCAAATACAATAAATAAACAACAATTTAATATCAATGCAGCATCAAtaatcaaatatatataaaatatgaaaacaacCTCCCACATTTCTTCTCTGGATTTCAGCTCCTTATTGCCGTAGCATCCTTTAAAGTGATCAGTTAAACTCATCCTCCATTGGCATTATCGTTCACTAAGGTGCTCGTGTCGACCTTTGGAGGGCCCGAATGTCTCCTAGCCCGGCCCGGTGAAGGCGGAAAAGAGAGCCGTTTCTTAGGAAAAGCAGTTGTTTCTTTCTCCACCATGCTGCCATTTTCCATCCCCGAGGGACTGTGAGACTTCAACCTGGCCTTCGCGGAGCGAGTTGGTGTCATGTAACTCGGAATGGATGGAGAGCTATCCAAGCTCTCGTCGTCTCTAACTGAACCGGCTATGCTATGCCTCCTCCTGTTCCTCTCTGATTGAACGCTGAACACGCTCCTAGAGTCATCATCTTGGCTCATCATGCTCACCTTTGGGCTGGCGTTTCTCAGTTTTCGTGCAGCCAACGAAGGTACAGCCCTTGGAGAGGGAAGGTGGGTATGAGATGGCTTCTGACTAGCTGCTGGAGATGGATTATCTGAGTTTAGCTGATGGCGGGCGAAGGCCTTTGTGATTTCTCCTGCAGCAGTGACAGTGGTGGAGCCTTTGATGGATGAACGATCACCGTTGAGATCTTTCCCTGCTGTGCTTTTCGTATCAAGAGGAGTAGCAGCCATCCATCGTTCCAGCCAGCTCCAGCCCCAGTGAGGATTTGTTGGGTCCATGAACAATAAGTTGTTCAATTTTGATGATTTCTTCCACGTTTGCTATTTTAAGGGACATTTTCTCAAGTTAATGCTGGATTTTTCTCATAGATGCCAACTTTATTAAAATGaaggtaattttttttatctagatTGCCATGTATAAGTAGTACCTGGTGAGTGTATGAATAAGCGAGAGCTCTTTCGCGTCTCATTGCTGCTTCGTATTTTTGGAGCAGGCTTGCCTCAGTTTCCTCTTTCGTTTGTGGACTATCATCCCATTCCTCCTCCATCTGCACCACCATTGAAGAGACTTTTAGTCACATGGATACAGAAACCTCAATGAAAATTCGGAAGAAGTAATCAAAGAACGCATATTACTCGTGTAAGCTAGATGATCTCTGACTAAGCTACTAGTCACATAATATCAGATATCAACATATGCTATGTTTCCAAAGAGACATAAGTGCATCAGTGAAAGAACTCACTTTCAAGCTATCCAGCTCTTTTACACGTCTCTGCAAGAGCTGTCTCTGCATCGCCCTGCTTTCATCCAACATTCTGGTTCTTCTTGATTGGATCTGAGATTGCAAGTGAGATAGAGTCTGCAAACATTTCAGAGTGCTTGATGTCTGGCGTTCTGCTGCTGGCCCGTCAACAAGTGACTTCAATCTGACTAACCCTCTCAAAGCTCGTAATGCCCTCCTCGCCTAAACGTAAGAACAATTAGTTATGCAAGTACAGTCAATGAGGCAAAGAAAAAGATCCACAAGTCACAGTTATTGCCTCATAACTAAAATCTTCATCTCACCGAAATGCTTTGACTGAATACAACATATCAGACAGTAATTTAGCTAGTTAAATTATGTATCAGCTACAAACTAACAGAACTAACCAGATTCAGATTGAAGCCAAACAAATAAGCACGGATACGATCATATCCATGATTCACCTTCAGCAATCAAAACAGTCAAATGATGAATAAAGGAGTATCAACAACTCAATTTGACCTCAAGTACATAGGTAGAAACATTCCTTAAATATTGAAGTTCAAATCAATCACTATCTTATCAAGTCATTGATGAAGTGAAAAACAGGCCAAATTTGCATTGCAGTATACCATATCTGCATACAGCAGGAATATCTGACCATATCACATAAATAATTTAGCTTGTTAAAACATGTTTCAGGTAAAAACTAACAGAGCTAACCAGATTCATATTGAAGCCAGCAAATAAGCATGATCATACCCAGAATTCACCTTCAGCAATCTAAACAGTTAAATCTTGAAAAAAGGGCTATCAACAGCTCAATTTGACCTCAAGTACATAGGTATAAACTTTCCTTAAATATTGAAGTTCAAATCAACCACTATCTTATCAAGTCATCGATGAAGTAAAAGACATGGCAAAGCATACCAGGTAACCACGGAATGCTGTCTGAATTTTGAGTGCTGCAACTTCCTCCTGGTGTTTTTCAGAAACTCGAGTCACTGTTGGCAGTGGAACCACCTCAGGAGTAGCCTCCTCAGAAGCTATTTCCGCTTCAGAAGCTATAGCTGCAGAAACTGCAACGGAGTGAGCATGCTTCGTCTGCTCATTCTCCACCTCTGTCGGCCTCATGTTTACCAGTTGTGGAGGAGGATGAGAATTAGGAGCCTCAAAAGGCTCCGGATTTGGTGCATCAGAAACTGATGGCAGTTCATTCACAATTAGTATCTTCTTCGATTTACTCGATCTCTGGAATCATGAACCACAGCAAAAATCAGAGGCATCAACAATCCATCATCAGCCGATCATCAAATTTTAGCAAACGATCAAACCATAATCTCATCATTCGAGCCAATCTTGGCTTCTTTCTTTACCTTGGAACGCAGGCCTAGAGCCTTCTTGACTGATGAAAACCAACCTCCTTTCGCCATCCTCCTATCACTCCTCAATGATCCCAAAATCTACCAAGCAAAGAAATCATTTTCAGATTCAATTCGCCCCAAAAATCCTAAACATCATAATGCACAATCACAAACATAAAGTCAACATGCGGATGATTTCAAATCACTTCCTGAAAATGTGAAAATGCAAACCACTACCAAATAATCAAATATTTGCAAAAAAACAAATTTCACCTAAATCAAATATGAGCAAAGCTATCAAGTGTAAGCATCTAGATTCCATACATTGCCATCTCCACATAAAACTTACTCCATTTCTACCGACTTCGCCAATTCGAAGCAACACGTAATGAACACACAAATGCGAAAGAAATCAAACATAGACATAACAAGAGAAATCATCCACATCAGTTAATTTTCAACCAATAATCTTACTTCAATTGTGGTTGCCAATCAAATCACCTGCAATGCGAAGCTTGTCAGATCTCAGATACTTACAGTCTCCTCACGATTGAGTCCATTCAGGTCCACTTCTCAAACACTAAAGGAAAGATTTCTAGATTCAGTTTGAGGAGTTTGGGATGAGAGAGAGTGACGAGCAGATCTTGCCAATTCAACGAACAAGTGCAGAATAACTAATTAGTTACCGAAATAAGAATTCACAGCTCCATTACTGTTTATCCACTGTGGGACCCACccacatttttttattcttgtttAATGCTCACCAAAATATCCGTAACGTATTAATCCCaagtttaaaataataatagtagtaataatttgcGAAATTCAATGGCTATTTTTCTAATTCAATGTTTTTCACAATAATACTATACAAAACGCAAAACCGTACCAATTAAATACTTATATTTTAGAATTATGAGAGTGAGGAAAAGCTAAGTTGAGAATAGGAATCCCATGGGCTATGTTGCAgtagtttatttgtttttaaattgttatagtactagtttgtttgttttattaatagtctacaaaatacaagaatttaaattttcaaacttAGATATTTTTCATGACAGAATTTTGGCCAACCAATTGGGGCCACATGTTATCATTATTTTAGCCCAATCTAAAAAAGTGTTTAGTAAATACTTTGCAATTATTCATTATGTAATTATGAGAACATGTTCTAAACTTTCTCGAAGTGATATGCTTAACATTAACTACAATTGATTATTAGTATTCCTTTTAAATTTTACAGGTATGTAATATATTATAGCGTAATAATCACAGTTCAAATAATgataaatttgtaattttgattaATGAAACATGAAAAATCAATTGACGAttaataggagtactatttacatatattaaaatattgaaCAAATTAgtcaaataaaatattccacAAGTTGcacttattaaaaattaaaaaaaaatgtatatagaGAGAAGTGAAGAATACACTATTGCAGAAATAATTGTGAAGGGGTTTTGAAGCTAGCAACATGTGGCGCAGcgatttcaattttaaaatagcATATAGTTGTATACAGTGGAGTATTAAATATCTTTGGTTGCAAAAACGGACTACACCGACACAAATTAAAAACAGAGAAAGTTGAATAATAACAAAGTTGGATGAAATATTATTAGTTACTAGTAGAAAGTTCTACCAACTGAAAAGTTATGAATATCAAAATGTAAAGCGACAAAATTTCGTGGactaatgaaaaaaatatggcATATTTTTTCGTAGtcacaattttcttttttgatgTATTATCCATTTTATCTCCCAATCCTAGAAAATACTTAATAAAGATATTTCTCTTTTGCATTAAGTTAcgaaaatagtagtagtactttgtgaaaagaaaataaaatatcagaaaaataaaataaataattaaggagAAAATATAAGAGAGGATCACATAAAAGAGattgaaaaaaattgatttttaacaAGAAAATGACTCATTTAATCTAGGACAACTTTAAAATAAGTACGACTCAATTAACTTTAGACGGCGTCTAAAGTAACAATTTAACTAAACCCCATAAAAAAAGCCTACGAACATTAATACTATTTGACATGAGGATCAGCAGATTAGACTGATACAACAGAAATACTGTGAATATTATGTACTGTTATATTTCTATACATTTTACTAACTCACTCAAATTCACAATGCATGCGCCTCATATCTCAAACGCGAGGCACCAGCACTTTTCCCATATCTATCCCTCTCACAGTGATATACAAAGCTGTAGAATACATACAGTTGAACTAATGAAAGAACGGCACCTGCTGTTTTTCAGGAAAACAACGAGCAGGTAACGAGGATCACGTCCCTGCACGCACGAATCAACAGGAATTATGAACAATTTTGAAGCCAGCGTTATCACTTAGTTGAATAATACTCCCTCATTCTCAACTTAAAAGTTCAACTTAAAAGTGTCAATCTACTTTCACTAAAACCCGTGTAAAGTCAAACCGAGACTCgtaagttgggacggagggagtaaataaatagaaatcGAACCTTAAGTAAAGGCAAAAATCCTATCAGAAATTTTTGATCTGCAAATAGGACATTCTGTACAGGCAAGGGAACATGACTTGCATACTGCAGTAGTAAAGCATAAagttaggagtagtattttaatataattataaaaaaataaatcaatcaaaCTTACAGCAAAAATGACGGCATGGGAGAAGCATTGCCGCACTAGGCAACTCGAAACAAACTTTACACACGTGAGAATTCGTGTCACCATTCACGGTATAcctcatttccttttcttttatctcCTGCATACGAGCCTGAACGAATACGCAGGGATAATGCAGTGAGCTTCAAATAGCAATGCGAAAACATGATGATCATCAAAATGCATGGGATAACAGTAATGGACCTTCAGGCGGACTACGAGAGGTTCTTCTTTGGGAGCATCTATGTGAGGTATTAAACTATCAGAAACTTCCATGTTATCCGGGATTGGATTTGGATCCGTCTCAACACTGCCAATTTTCGGGACATTTATTCGATTGTTGTCCTCAGGCAGTCTGTCATTCGTTTTCTGTTCTTGCAGAGCACTCCCCTCTTTCTTTAGTTGAGCAACGAGCACCCACATGTTTCCTAGATCGTTCTCTAGTGCTGCCTCTCTCTTCTGTGCCTCTTCAAATTTTTTCCGGTATTCGTTTTCCAAAACTTCCTTCTCAGCCAAGGCAGCCTCGAGAGTCACCTCTCGTTGCTTCCTTGCTTGCAGCTCCAACTTCAGATCATCAGAATCAAGGCTCCACGATTCAAAGTCGCCACTAACCATTCCAGAAACATCATTTGATCGGCTGGAGGCCCGacctcttcggccagcccttTGTATTTCACTAAGCCTGCGGTTACCACTATTTCCCGAGCTTCTAGAGCTTAACTCACGAGCAGCCAATAATTCTTTTTCCAACTTGGCATTTTGTACAGACAGCTTAGTAACTTCACCAGCTAAGTTCTTTAGCTCAACTGCGGCAGCAGATGCTAGTTCTTTAGCGTAAGAAGCTTCCTCGGATAATTTCTGATTCTGGACACGTAGCCCACTATTTTCCTCTAAATTCTGAACATGCTCTAGCTTTAGTTTCTCATTTTCAATTTCCTGTTTTGAACAGAAAAGGTTTCAGTCTAACACCTAAGCAGAAATACTGTGTGTAAATAAATCAACAAAATTGCCATGAGTAGTTGTAACCTGTGATTGCACTTTCATTCTCAACTCATCTGCACATTCGTTAGATACACACATTCCAAACGCGGGTGTCTTCTTGTCATCAGATACTGAAGATAGTTGGTGTTCCAAGAGCAGGATTTTGTCTTGCAGTTCCTTGTTCTCAGCACACTGATCGATCAAAAAGCAGATCCACATTATAAAACAGGATAATCACTTAAATGCCAAACGGAAAATAAAACAAGTACTAGTGGAGTTAATATGTAACTGAGTCTTATTCCTTTTTTGGTTGTCccactgtagctgagtcatttcctaTTTTAGTAAAAAGCACCAACTTttcttctcttactttattctctctcactgtattctctctccatctctctacctttttcctttcctactttattcttccttcaCTTAACCcacttttaacacaatttcttaaatcccatgccaaaaagaaacgcctctactaggacggagggagtataaaaaatactccatataccTTGTTCTGCAGCTGTTCTTGAAGAATACGGTTATCTGCTGATTTAATCTGCATTTCAAGGTTAAAAGGTGTCAAAAGGTGCACCTATTACTCTAGGCAAGTAGCAAAAGAGAGATACTTTAGTATAagaaagaacaataaaaaactTTTATAAATTGTCGTTTAATGAAACACCTCAAGCTCAAAACCCTTCTCACTGCATTGTGCCATCAGTTTCATGACCGTCTGCCACAGGAAAGAATGAAAAGAAACTGTCAAGCTAGTACCAGAGGACTTCACATTCAATCTATAAGAGAACGGGGCAGCAATTTTTGAAATGATTAAGGATGACCTGCTGCATTTCAACCATGGAAGCATTAGCAACAGAAGCTTCACTTCTCTCAACTATCCGTTGTTCTAAAGCTCGCATCTGTTTTCTCTTTTCTTGTATTTCATGCTCCAAGTTTTCAACCTGAGAATCAAATGCAGGAAACATCTTTTAGAATTCAAACTCAAATGCAGGAAACATCGATTCTAGCATGTACAGCATATAACAAACATACTTCCAAGTATCATACAGGACCATATTTGCAACTTCCTAATGGCTAGTGCCCTCTTGTGCGGTGAACTTCAGAAACATAAGCTTCCATATTTGAGTATAAGATAATATATTCAATATATAATGAGTTTCACGTCAGGAAAGATTTCACCTACTAATACTGTCTCATGTGCACGTCTTGTTATTAATATTATCAGTAACAGCAATTTGACAAACTGATACTGACATTGTGAAGAGCTAGATTAATGTTCATCtagacaattttttttttgttgaacaCGAATGAATACTTAAAATAGACACATGGTACtttaagaagaaaattgagAAGTACCTGATCTTTTGAGCTATTGGGATCATTTACAGATTGGTCTACCAGACGCTTTAGAGTACTTGTGCCAAGTGCAATCTCTTCTGCAAGCATCTTAACTTGCTCAACAAGGAGATCCATCTCATCTGATGACATACCATCCTACatcacaaataaataattaaatggcTGGGAGAATCAAACGAGTATCCAAACTTAAACATTGTACATATGCCAGGATCTCAAGGGAGACAAAACATTTCAGATAACTTTAGAACACAACTACAAAGCAAATTTAAGATCAGCGAAATCAATTGTGGGATAAAAGCAAATAGTTTAGAGAATAAAGGTTGGATACATACAACATGCAGCTTTGACATGGAGGACAATCCACTAATAAGTTCACCCGCTTGAGTTGTTTCAGATGTAGTACTGCCAGCTAGTGATATATCCTCATTCCATCTGCTGGATGATCTTATGTGCTTCAACATATATGCGTCCGATGAGGTTGTTAAACAAGAGGATGGAGAATCTTTTTGGTTCTCATGGTAGAGTTTCAAAGAGCCATTATGCACGGTATCCAACTTCTGCCATAGACAAAAAATGTTGAACGAGTGACTGTGAAAATTGATTTCTGTTAGGAGCATCCTAGAGGCTAGAACACATGTAGAATTCAGAGCAAATAAACCaataaattactagtatttaGTGCAATTAGTAAAGCAAGCTCTGATGACGGTTATCCAGTTCTATAGCGATCTTAACAGTGTCGTTACAGTCACATAATTTATGAGTACTTTGTGAACAATTTCATTTTGAGAGAAAGATAGTAAACAATTAAAGCTAAATCACTTGGAGAGAAAGGCTAATCTGACTGTATCTGTTACTGACAAACAACAAAGTTTAATTTCAAGGCAATGACAACCACCACAAGGGCAAAAACAAGAGCAATTGCATTTGCTTGAACATTCCTTGCAAAATAAGCAAATGAGAATAACAACTTACTTCATCCTCAGCAGCAGAAAGACTCCTTTGATGAGAGGGAATGTCGTTTATGTAACCCGGGACCGTGTTTTTCGAGGAGACGAGGATCAGTTTTGTTAGCCTCTGAATTCTACTCATTAGAGCAGCCTTGGCATCTTCCTCCTCCTCTAGTCTTGACTGCATTTTAAATTGCCCTTCTTCTAACTGTGAAATGAATATAGATGGCAGTAATAAGCTAACCATTGATACTATTCCACCAAAAACAGATCAAGACTCCAGAAACAATGGTAATGATTTGGCAAGCATTCACCACCCCAAGCATTTTGAAAATAAGAGTAAACTATACCTGTTGCTTTAAAACAATAATATCTTCATGGCTAACACCTTCAAGCATCCCCCTCTTAAGTTGATCAAGTTCTTCTTTGagagatgatatttctctttgatACTTCTTAATCAACGATTTTTCATCAATAATctgaaattgaaatatttaaataaataccaAGGCAATTGACCACTCtaaatatgaatataactaCAAACATACATGTTTACAGACTCACCCTATTACGCGAGGCATTGATTTCAACACGTTTTGCCCTGCTGGCAAATTTTAAGGTGTTATGAGTCTCCTCCGTATTGCTTGATGCTGGAGTGATCGTACAAATAAGCTGAGGATATAAAGTATCATGATTTTAAAACTAAGCATTTCAACCACTATAGTCCagtcataaaatttaaaactcaAATCGAGGCTTGAGATAACTAAGTAGATAAAAGAACAAAATAAATGTTGGCTCGATCTCTAGATAAATGTTTTAGAAATAAATACGTGAtcgaatgataatttcataattaaaattgaaagaCAGTACAATTTTTTTGCTATAAATTAAAGTTATCCCATGCTCACCGAAACATGTCCTTGCCCACTTAGTGAGGATTGTAGAAGGCGTGTAAGCTTTGAATCCCGATAAGGAACATGGGATGCCTTTCCTTCACTAAGTTTTCCAATTACCttcaaattttagaaaattgAGATCATCAAAGTACAAAATACACATGGCAACAAATATCAGAATTCAGAGAAAATTTGTATGCCAATGCAATTTTAAATAACTTGCTATATGCCTGTGCATGTGACATggcaataaaaataagaaaaagtgtAATTGTACCAAACAACAAGTAGAGGAAAATGGACCAACTACCAACAGATCTTTGCCTTCAGCTTAAAAAAACATAGCAAAGTAAGTTCCGATACTCACAGTTCCAAGAGTTAGAAGACTTTTATTGATATACGATCCTTCCTTTCTCCTTATCCCTGTTGTT from Salvia splendens isolate huo1 chromosome 9, SspV2, whole genome shotgun sequence includes:
- the LOC121746705 gene encoding uncharacterized protein LOC121746705 — translated: MNRFVRLFYSTAISSCPKSTQRGFSLLQKGNTQTDFGQKHLCRRNAVIQTRNFSSAYKRVLDEKTLEQDAERKIGWLLKLFFAGTATVIGYHLFPYMGENVMQQSVKLLQVKDPLFKRMGASRLARFSIDDKRRMKIVELGGAQLLVDMLAGAKDDRTRRLALKALVAISKSEGAVDAIHKAGAIPVIKGTPGSSEYKEVEEYKMNLLALFEDLNYETSS
- the LOC121748473 gene encoding protein IQ-DOMAIN 1-like yields the protein MAKGGWFSSVKKALGLRSKRSSKSKKILIVNELPSVSDAPNPEPFEAPNSHPPPQLVNMRPTEVENEQTKHAHSVAVSAAIASEAEIASEEATPEVVPLPTVTRVSEKHQEEVAALKIQTAFRGYLARRALRALRGLVRLKSLVDGPAAERQTSSTLKCLQTLSHLQSQIQSRRTRMLDESRAMQRQLLQRRVKELDSLKMEEEWDDSPQTKEETEASLLQKYEAAMRRERALAYSYTHQQTWKKSSKLNNLLFMDPTNPHWGWSWLERWMAATPLDTKSTAGKDLNGDRSSIKGSTTVTAAGEITKAFARHQLNSDNPSPAASQKPSHTHLPSPRAVPSLAARKLRNASPKVSMMSQDDDSRSVFSVQSERNRRRHSIAGSVRDDESLDSSPSIPSYMTPTRSAKARLKSHSPSGMENGSMVEKETTAFPKKRLSFPPSPGRARRHSGPPKVDTSTLVNDNANGG
- the LOC121748832 gene encoding kinesin-like protein KIN-7D, mitochondrial; the protein is MAASSSRGRSSSPFGNRKPSTPYSSTSSSSSMMNGRLMPRSCSSSATSFYGAGGSGGYGSRSTASNRKGGDYSRSRAPVAFPSMEEQLIGEPLESASRSGDSISVTVRFRPLSEREYQRGDEVAWYVDGEKIVRNEFNPMTAYAFDRVFGSNTNTLEVYEVAARPVVKSAMDGVNGTVFAYGVTSSGKTHTMHGDQNSPGIIPLAIKDVFSIIQDTPGREFLLRVSYLEIYNEVINDLLDPTGQNLRVREDVQGTYVEGIKEEVVLSPGHVLSFIAAGEEHRHVGSNNFNLFSSRSHTIFTLMIESSNHGDDYDGVIFSQLNLIDLAGSESSKTETTGIRRKEGSYINKSLLTLGTVIGKLSEGKASHVPYRDSKLTRLLQSSLSGQGHVSLICTITPASSNTEETHNTLKFASRAKRVEINASRNRIIDEKSLIKKYQREISSLKEELDQLKRGMLEGVSHEDIIVLKQQLEEGQFKMQSRLEEEEDAKAALMSRIQRLTKLILVSSKNTVPGYINDIPSHQRSLSAAEDEKLDTVHNGSLKLYHENQKDSPSSCLTTSSDAYMLKHIRSSSRWNEDISLAGSTTSETTQAGELISGLSSMSKLHVDGMSSDEMDLLVEQVKMLAEEIALGTSTLKRLVDQSVNDPNSSKDQVENLEHEIQEKRKQMRALEQRIVERSEASVANASMVEMQQTVMKLMAQCSEKGFELEIKSADNRILQEQLQNKCAENKELQDKILLLEHQLSSVSDDKKTPAFGMCVSNECADELRMKVQSQEIENEKLKLEHVQNLEENSGLRVQNQKLSEEASYAKELASAAAVELKNLAGEVTKLSVQNAKLEKELLAARELSSRSSGNSGNRRLSEIQRAGRRGRASSRSNDVSGMVSGDFESWSLDSDDLKLELQARKQREVTLEAALAEKEVLENEYRKKFEEAQKREAALENDLGNMWVLVAQLKKEGSALQEQKTNDRLPEDNNRINVPKIGSVETDPNPIPDNMEVSDSLIPHIDAPKEEPLVVRLKARMQEIKEKEMRYTVNGDTNSHVCKVCFELPSAAMLLPCRHFCLCKSCSLACTECPICRSKISDRIFAFT